In one Columba livia isolate bColLiv1 breed racing homer chromosome 23, bColLiv1.pat.W.v2, whole genome shotgun sequence genomic region, the following are encoded:
- the DAD1 gene encoding dolichyl-diphosphooligosaccharide--protein glycosyltransferase subunit DAD1 has protein sequence MSGSVRSVLRRFLSEYGSGTSGRLKVLDAYLLYVLLTGALQFGYCLGVGTFPFNSFLSGFISAVGSFILGVCLRIQINPQNKGEFQGISPERAFADFLFANTILHLVVINFVG, from the exons ATGTCGGGCTCGGTGCGCTCGGTGCTGCGGCGGTTCCTGAGCGAGTACGGCAGCGGCACGTCCGGCCGCCTCAAGGTGCTGGACGCCTACCTGCTGTACGTGCTGCTCACCGGGGCGCTGCAGTTCGGCTACTGCCTCGGCGTGGGCACCTTCCCCTTCAACTCCTTCCTCAGCGGCTTCATCTCCGCCGTCGGCAGCTTCATCCTGGGCG TTTGCCTTCGGATCCAGATCAACCCCCAGAACAAAGGCGAGTTCCAAGGCATTTCACCAGAGCGGGCGTTTGCCGATTTCCTCTTTGCAAACACCATCCTCCATCTCGTCGTCATCAATTTTGTTGGCTGA
- the LOC102083615 gene encoding von Willebrand factor A domain-containing protein 5A-like isoform X2 — protein sequence MAIYSFQTRSKDAKIQAVLRDKPQQLHEATGGWENMEYLQDQSEYPGEVFACFLGTLSPGREVVVTLRYVQELSREPDGAARFVLPPTLHPYTTLYACNCNTGKLPYSLLLTASLQSPRGVARVHANFNLSPLIYTAQDHSTAQVSLAGSPPSQHDLELVVHFGEPTAFSAVVEKGDPGAPTGSLLGDPMVLVTLAPSIPEAVPRQHQSGEFIFLLDTTFLEHAQDSLLFLLKSLPLGCYFNIYCYGQTSEGIYPQSVEYTQDNVMEAMQRIPSTVSSLGDTNLLGTLRSIYDTPRPHGHTHQLFLFMAGLPPDKEAIAAEVCRHHNSHRCFSFFFSEDSAALAMALARETGGEAAYISSYNSMTAVVLKCLKRALKPAAEGISLSWTLPHGLEVEMLGGTPQSIFQGQHSLLYVQIHGQAQGTTVAKGVMTLQYSLDGQDVTHMIEFSLCPQGDGRLAGHRLAARRLLKRLSLEAVSGSGDEPRHRAVQISLASGIICPFTSYVGVRTSQRVTWYQGPMALLPLRQSFVPCQIVELRGSSRVSSCYPASLWVPPGWLTAACAPWLALRRLAHGIAALPQRGTCSKACKPPPPSVSSLKYVDPTTLVLCSPTFGPWLTKAIAECKELVSLQNVDGSWALSSGLASVLELDEVEIKGKMPGKDMEPSIWATVLAVTWLNRKGKCYQDLCELLEAKAVTWLCSQAVSQLDKCLEAANTLLGSSVKPSVFRL from the exons ATGGCCATCTACTCCTTCCAGACCCGTAGTAAGGATGCCAAGATCCAGGCTGTGCTACGGGACAAG CCCCAGCAACTGCATGAGGCTACAGGAGGCTGGGAGAACATGGAATACCTTCAGGATCAGTCTGAATATCCAGGTGAGGTGTTTGCCTGCTTCCTGGGCACTCTGTCCCCTGGCAGGGAGGTGGTCGTGACCTTGCGCTATGTCCAAGAGCTGTCGCGGGAACCAGATGGAGCAGCCCGTTTTGTGCTGCCACCTACACTGCATCCCTACACAACACTCTATG CCTGTAATTGTAACACTGGCAAGCTGCCCTACAGCCTGCTGCTCACTGCCAGCCTGCAGTCACCCCGTGGAGTGGCCCGTGTCCATGCCAATTTCAACCTCTCCCCTTTGATCTACACTGCCCAGgaccacagcactgctcag GTCTCCCTGGCTGGCAGCCCCCCAAGTCAGCATGATTTGGAGCTGGTGGTGCATTTTGGAGAGCCCACTGCATTCAGTGCTGTGGTAGAGAAGGGAGACCCTGGAGCCCCCACAG GCTCCCTGCTTGGTGACCCCATGGTGTTGGTGACACTGGCACCCAGCATCCCTGAGGCGGTGCCTCGGCAGCACCAGTCTGGAGAGTTCATCTTCCTCCTGGACACCACGTTTCTTGAGCATGCACAG GACTCTCTGCTCTTCCTTCTCAAAAGCCTGCCCCTGGGCTGCTACTTCAACATCTACTGCTATGGACAAACCTCTGAGGGCATCTACCC GCAAAGTGTTGAATATACTCAGGACAATGTGATGGAGGCCATGCAGCGCATCCCTTCCACTGTCTCTAGTCTGGGCGACACCAACCTGCTGGGAACCCTCCGCTCAATCTACGATACCCCTCGTCCCCACGGGCACACGCACCAG CTCTTCCTCTTCATGGCTGGGCTACCCCCTGACAAGGAAGCCATTGCAGCTGAGGTCTGCCGTCACCACAACAGCCACCG GtgtttctccttcttcttctctgaGGACAGCGCTGCCCTCGCTATGGCCTTGGCCAGGGAAACAGGGGGTGAAGCTGCCTACATCTCCTCTTACAACAGTATGACAGCTGTG GTGCTGAAGTGCCTGAAGCGGGCCCTCAAGCCAGCAGCTGAGGGAATCTCTCTGAGCTGGACCCTGCCCCATGGTCTGGAGGTTGAGATGCTGGGGGGCACCCCTCAGTCCATCTTTCAGGGTCAACACAGTCTCCTCTATGTCCAGATCCATGGACAGGCACAG GGTACAACAGTGGCCAAGGGGGTCATGACTTTGCAGTACAGCCTGGACGGCCAGGATGTCACTCACATGATCGAATTCTCTCTGTGCCCACAGGGAGATGGCCG GCTGGCTGGGCATCGTCTGGCTGCAAGACGCTTGCTGAAGAGGTTGTCGCTAGAGGCTGTGAGTGGGTCAGGGGATGAACCAAGGCATCGTGCAGTCCAGATCAGCCTCGCTTCAGGGATCATCTGCCCCTTTACCAGCTATGTGGGGGTTCGCACATCACAGAGGGTCACCTGGTACCAAG GGCCCATGGCACTGTTGCCACTGCGCCAGTCATTCGTCCCCTGCCAGATTGTTGAGCTTCGTGGCTCCAGCAGAGTCTCCTCCTGCTATCCTGCGAGCCTCTGGGTCCCACCCGGCTGGCTGACAGCAGCATGTGCACCATGGCTTGCCCTCCGTCGACTCGCCCATGGCATTGCTGCCCTGCCTCAGCGGGGGACTTGCTCAAAAG CATgtaaaccaccaccaccatctgtttcttctctcaagTATGTGGATCCCACAACACTTGTTTTGTGCTCACCAACTTTTGGGCCTTGGCTCACCAAAGCAATTGCTGAGTGCAAGGAGCTGGTGTCACTGCAGAATGTAGATGGCTCCTGGGCCCTCAGCTCCGGCTTGGCCTCCGTGCTGGAACTTGATGAGGTTGAAATCAAGGGAAAGATGCCTGGTAAG GACATGGAGCCAAGCATCTGGGCCACAGTGCTGGCTGTGACCTGGCTGAACAGAAAGGGCAAGTGTTACCAAGACCTCTGTGAGCTGCTGGAGGCCAAGGCTGTGACCTGGCTCTGCAGCCAAGCTG TGTCCCAGCTGGACAAGTGCCTGGAGGCAGCCAACACCCTCCTTGGGAGCAGCGTGAAGCCAAGTGTCTTCAGGCTCTGA
- the LOC102083615 gene encoding von Willebrand factor A domain-containing protein 5A-like isoform X1, with product MLRQSFGLLGKSYTHDTTGSFLLGKFLRLPLHTVPLCSAVVDVTIQDYVADVASELIYQNRSLISTEVLFVFPLSPQMAIYSFQTRSKDAKIQAVLRDKPQQLHEATGGWENMEYLQDQSEYPGEVFACFLGTLSPGREVVVTLRYVQELSREPDGAARFVLPPTLHPYTTLYACNCNTGKLPYSLLLTASLQSPRGVARVHANFNLSPLIYTAQDHSTAQVSLAGSPPSQHDLELVVHFGEPTAFSAVVEKGDPGAPTGSLLGDPMVLVTLAPSIPEAVPRQHQSGEFIFLLDTTFLEHAQDSLLFLLKSLPLGCYFNIYCYGQTSEGIYPQSVEYTQDNVMEAMQRIPSTVSSLGDTNLLGTLRSIYDTPRPHGHTHQLFLFMAGLPPDKEAIAAEVCRHHNSHRCFSFFFSEDSAALAMALARETGGEAAYISSYNSMTAVVLKCLKRALKPAAEGISLSWTLPHGLEVEMLGGTPQSIFQGQHSLLYVQIHGQAQGTTVAKGVMTLQYSLDGQDVTHMIEFSLCPQGDGRLAGHRLAARRLLKRLSLEAVSGSGDEPRHRAVQISLASGIICPFTSYVGVRTSQRVTWYQGPMALLPLRQSFVPCQIVELRGSSRVSSCYPASLWVPPGWLTAACAPWLALRRLAHGIAALPQRGTCSKACKPPPPSVSSLKYVDPTTLVLCSPTFGPWLTKAIAECKELVSLQNVDGSWALSSGLASVLELDEVEIKGKMPGKDMEPSIWATVLAVTWLNRKGKCYQDLCELLEAKAVTWLCSQAVSQLDKCLEAANTLLGSSVKPSVFRL from the exons ATGTTGCGTCAGAGCTTTGGACTTCTAGGAAAATCCTACACCCATGACA CAACAGGATCCTTTTTGCTGGGGAAGTTCCTCCGCCTACCTCTACACACGGTGCCTCTCTGTAGTGCTGTGGTGGATGTTACTATCCAGGATTATGTGGCTGACGTGGCCTCAGAACTCATCTACCAGAACAGGAGTCTGATTTCCACAGAAGTGCTCTTCGTCTTCCCCCTGAGCCCCCAGATGGCCATCTACTCCTTCCAGACCCGTAGTAAGGATGCCAAGATCCAGGCTGTGCTACGGGACAAG CCCCAGCAACTGCATGAGGCTACAGGAGGCTGGGAGAACATGGAATACCTTCAGGATCAGTCTGAATATCCAGGTGAGGTGTTTGCCTGCTTCCTGGGCACTCTGTCCCCTGGCAGGGAGGTGGTCGTGACCTTGCGCTATGTCCAAGAGCTGTCGCGGGAACCAGATGGAGCAGCCCGTTTTGTGCTGCCACCTACACTGCATCCCTACACAACACTCTATG CCTGTAATTGTAACACTGGCAAGCTGCCCTACAGCCTGCTGCTCACTGCCAGCCTGCAGTCACCCCGTGGAGTGGCCCGTGTCCATGCCAATTTCAACCTCTCCCCTTTGATCTACACTGCCCAGgaccacagcactgctcag GTCTCCCTGGCTGGCAGCCCCCCAAGTCAGCATGATTTGGAGCTGGTGGTGCATTTTGGAGAGCCCACTGCATTCAGTGCTGTGGTAGAGAAGGGAGACCCTGGAGCCCCCACAG GCTCCCTGCTTGGTGACCCCATGGTGTTGGTGACACTGGCACCCAGCATCCCTGAGGCGGTGCCTCGGCAGCACCAGTCTGGAGAGTTCATCTTCCTCCTGGACACCACGTTTCTTGAGCATGCACAG GACTCTCTGCTCTTCCTTCTCAAAAGCCTGCCCCTGGGCTGCTACTTCAACATCTACTGCTATGGACAAACCTCTGAGGGCATCTACCC GCAAAGTGTTGAATATACTCAGGACAATGTGATGGAGGCCATGCAGCGCATCCCTTCCACTGTCTCTAGTCTGGGCGACACCAACCTGCTGGGAACCCTCCGCTCAATCTACGATACCCCTCGTCCCCACGGGCACACGCACCAG CTCTTCCTCTTCATGGCTGGGCTACCCCCTGACAAGGAAGCCATTGCAGCTGAGGTCTGCCGTCACCACAACAGCCACCG GtgtttctccttcttcttctctgaGGACAGCGCTGCCCTCGCTATGGCCTTGGCCAGGGAAACAGGGGGTGAAGCTGCCTACATCTCCTCTTACAACAGTATGACAGCTGTG GTGCTGAAGTGCCTGAAGCGGGCCCTCAAGCCAGCAGCTGAGGGAATCTCTCTGAGCTGGACCCTGCCCCATGGTCTGGAGGTTGAGATGCTGGGGGGCACCCCTCAGTCCATCTTTCAGGGTCAACACAGTCTCCTCTATGTCCAGATCCATGGACAGGCACAG GGTACAACAGTGGCCAAGGGGGTCATGACTTTGCAGTACAGCCTGGACGGCCAGGATGTCACTCACATGATCGAATTCTCTCTGTGCCCACAGGGAGATGGCCG GCTGGCTGGGCATCGTCTGGCTGCAAGACGCTTGCTGAAGAGGTTGTCGCTAGAGGCTGTGAGTGGGTCAGGGGATGAACCAAGGCATCGTGCAGTCCAGATCAGCCTCGCTTCAGGGATCATCTGCCCCTTTACCAGCTATGTGGGGGTTCGCACATCACAGAGGGTCACCTGGTACCAAG GGCCCATGGCACTGTTGCCACTGCGCCAGTCATTCGTCCCCTGCCAGATTGTTGAGCTTCGTGGCTCCAGCAGAGTCTCCTCCTGCTATCCTGCGAGCCTCTGGGTCCCACCCGGCTGGCTGACAGCAGCATGTGCACCATGGCTTGCCCTCCGTCGACTCGCCCATGGCATTGCTGCCCTGCCTCAGCGGGGGACTTGCTCAAAAG CATgtaaaccaccaccaccatctgtttcttctctcaagTATGTGGATCCCACAACACTTGTTTTGTGCTCACCAACTTTTGGGCCTTGGCTCACCAAAGCAATTGCTGAGTGCAAGGAGCTGGTGTCACTGCAGAATGTAGATGGCTCCTGGGCCCTCAGCTCCGGCTTGGCCTCCGTGCTGGAACTTGATGAGGTTGAAATCAAGGGAAAGATGCCTGGTAAG GACATGGAGCCAAGCATCTGGGCCACAGTGCTGGCTGTGACCTGGCTGAACAGAAAGGGCAAGTGTTACCAAGACCTCTGTGAGCTGCTGGAGGCCAAGGCTGTGACCTGGCTCTGCAGCCAAGCTG TGTCCCAGCTGGACAAGTGCCTGGAGGCAGCCAACACCCTCCTTGGGAGCAGCGTGAAGCCAAGTGTCTTCAGGCTCTGA
- the LOC110360680 gene encoding LOW QUALITY PROTEIN: olfactory receptor 6C74-like (The sequence of the model RefSeq protein was modified relative to this genomic sequence to represent the inferred CDS: inserted 2 bases in 2 codons) — MVFETACGIQALQMSLTKGLQESLNFSPPESAFGGQFILLGVLDDYQLQYMLFTILVVTYILTITSNILIITITLMNHHLQTPMYFFLRNISILDICFTTTAVPKALANVALRXKSISLRGCLIQAFXLLHAGSTEIFLLAVMSFDRYVAICKPLHYVTIMNSQLRSLLVITAWTGGAICILCPSVVYFQIPFWGSNTINHFFCDNTQMIQLKCGNTRVPECVNFISAVFILLGSPAVTAVSYINIIIIVFKIPSVTGRQKAFVSCTSHLPVVSVTYGRCIFVYLTPTQTNRLNLSKLVSILNTVVSPLLHAFIYSLRNAQFQVTLCESIKWNIVISKHPEI; from the exons ATGGTATTTGAGACTGCCTGTGGTATTCAGGCCTTGCAAATGAGTCTGACAAAGGGCTTGCAGGAGAGTCTCAACTTCTCACCCCCTGAATCAGCTTTTGGAGGGCAG TTCATCCTCCTGGGTGTTCTTGATGATTATCAACTCCAGTACATGCTCTTTACCATCCTGGTAGTCACCTACATCTTGACAATAACCAGTAATATTCTCATTATCACCATCACCCTGATGAACCATCATCTTCAGActcccatgtacttcttcctcagGAACATTTCCATCTTAGATATTTGCTTTACCACCACTGCTGTCCCCAAAGCACTGGCCAATGTGGCTTTAC AAAAATCAATTTCTTTAAGGGGCTGTCTCATTCAAGCAT CTCTACTTCATGCTGGTAGCACTGAGATTTTCCTGTTAGCTGTGATGTCCTTTGACAGGTACGTGGCCATCTGCAAACCTCTACACTATGTGACCATTATGAATTCACAGCTCCGCAGCCTGCTGGTGATTACTGCCTGGACTGGTGGGGCTATCTGCATTCTTTGTCCATCAGTGGTGTATTTCCAGATCCCATTCTGGGGTTCAAACACCATTAATCATTTTTTCTGTGACAACACACAAATGATTCAGCTCAAATGTGGAAACACCAGGGTCCCAGAGTGCGTGAATTTCATCTCAGCGGTGTTTATCCTACTGGGCAGCCCAGCTGTTACAGCTGTATCCTACATCAACATCATTATTATTGTGTTCAAAATCCCTTCTGTGACTGGCAGACAAAAAGCCTTTGTCTCCTGTACCTCTCACCTCCCTGTGGTGTCTGTCACGTATGGCAGGTGCATTTTCGTGTATCTCACACCCACCCAGACCAACAGACTGAACCTCAGCAAGTTGGTGTCCATCTTGAACACTGTGGTGTCTCCTCTGCTCCATGCATTCATCTATAGCTTGAGGAATGCACAGTTTCAGGTGACGTTGTGTGAGAGCATTAAATGGAATATAGTAATTTCTAAACACCCAGAAATTTGA